From the bacterium genome, one window contains:
- a CDS encoding diacylglycerol kinase family lipid kinase: protein MRNFRDGARKKPPCPFPAKAKDLDVLIFIKPAQLPLKPEIEKHARKVFHRANTVCPEDLDQLEKTASRAAGSFNLIMAAGGDGTLNRIVNALDTAKCGIAVIALGSGNDFARNFHNPGQLRDKLTMFEGAEWRAVDLCKAGPYYYINSGGIGLDAATLATREKSRGKFLRDYNIAFLRTLPRLSALECRASLDGADVSGRYLWALAMNNREIGGGMLAAPDARIDDGLFDVLLVGDIPKIRLGVLLPLIHKGTHVRHPAVKYVQGKSLSIELPGAIKHLALDGELYFTSESKIEFRVLPGAAWVFGAFVR from the coding sequence ATGAGGAATTTCCGCGACGGGGCGCGGAAAAAACCGCCCTGCCCTTTTCCGGCGAAAGCGAAAGACCTGGACGTCCTTATATTCATCAAGCCCGCGCAGCTTCCGCTCAAGCCGGAAATCGAAAAACATGCGCGCAAAGTATTCCACCGCGCTAATACGGTTTGCCCCGAAGACCTGGACCAGCTCGAAAAAACTGCGTCTCGCGCCGCGGGCAGCTTCAACCTGATAATGGCCGCCGGCGGAGACGGAACGCTTAACCGCATCGTCAACGCGCTGGATACGGCGAAGTGCGGAATAGCTGTTATCGCGCTCGGAAGCGGAAACGACTTCGCCCGCAACTTCCACAATCCGGGCCAGCTGCGGGACAAGCTAACAATGTTCGAAGGCGCGGAATGGCGCGCGGTTGATTTGTGCAAGGCCGGGCCGTATTACTACATCAACTCCGGCGGGATCGGCCTGGACGCGGCCACGCTTGCGACGCGCGAAAAATCGCGCGGCAAGTTTCTGCGCGATTACAACATCGCGTTCCTGCGCACGCTGCCGCGGCTATCCGCGCTCGAATGCCGCGCATCGCTGGATGGCGCGGACGTTTCGGGCAGATACCTTTGGGCGCTCGCAATGAACAACCGCGAAATCGGCGGCGGGATGCTGGCCGCTCCGGATGCTCGGATTGACGACGGACTTTTCGACGTCTTGCTTGTAGGCGACATTCCGAAAATCAGGCTTGGAGTGCTTCTCCCGCTGATCCACAAGGGAACGCACGTCCGCCATCCCGCGGTGAAATACGTTCAAGGCAAGTCGCTTTCGATTGAGCTTCCCGGCGCGATAAAACACCTTGCGCTCGACGGAGAGCTTTACTTCACGTCCGAATCCAAAATCGAATTCCGCGTGCTTCCGGGCGCGGCATGGGTGTTCGGGGCGTTCGTGCGATAG
- a CDS encoding radical SAM protein — translation MRIAPGLPEDFDPDLSWVDGFVAEIRPHSFIRRADKVLILVPNQVYKLNDSGLDILSRLHGGAKLSEVMGPLLLRRDVRLELFYFFQDLRAILLGCLRDGEERMAIEKVQFAPPVTELPVLSEIAITYKCNVRCAFCYAGSCPERAETMTLAQCKRVLDVIRYEAEVPSVSFTGGEPTLVSWLPDAVRHAKSNGMRVNLITNGTMLSERLVGELKSAGLDSAQVSIEGPSAEVHDGITRVAGSFARAMRGIARLNNAGIHVHANTTINRANLQYLDELPALYSEMGLDRFSMNLMIPCGHGSGARDLWVKYEEIGPVVERIRKAAENAERKFMWYSPTPLCMFNPIPLGLGNKACAACDGLLSVAPDGGVLPCSSWNEPVGNLLMQPFKEAWGSARAASIRAKEYAPDACRGCASLTVCQAACPLYWDAVGTGELGKAKENIEVQS, via the coding sequence GTGCGAATAGCGCCCGGGCTGCCGGAGGATTTCGATCCGGACCTGTCCTGGGTGGACGGCTTCGTGGCCGAGATCCGGCCGCATTCCTTCATCCGCAGGGCCGACAAGGTTCTTATCCTCGTTCCGAACCAGGTTTACAAGCTCAACGATTCCGGCTTGGATATTCTGTCGCGGCTTCACGGCGGCGCGAAGCTTTCCGAAGTCATGGGGCCGCTCCTTTTGCGCCGCGATGTCCGGCTGGAACTTTTCTATTTCTTCCAGGATCTCCGGGCGATACTGCTCGGCTGCCTCCGCGACGGCGAGGAGCGGATGGCCATCGAAAAAGTGCAGTTCGCGCCGCCGGTTACCGAGCTTCCGGTGCTTTCAGAAATCGCCATTACTTACAAGTGCAACGTCCGGTGCGCGTTCTGCTACGCGGGCAGCTGCCCGGAGCGCGCCGAGACGATGACGCTTGCGCAGTGCAAGCGCGTGCTGGACGTGATTCGGTACGAAGCCGAAGTGCCTTCCGTCAGCTTTACCGGCGGCGAGCCGACTCTTGTCTCGTGGCTTCCCGACGCGGTTCGCCACGCCAAATCGAACGGGATGCGCGTCAATTTAATAACGAACGGGACGATGCTGTCTGAAAGGCTCGTCGGGGAGTTGAAATCGGCCGGGCTGGACAGCGCGCAGGTGTCGATCGAAGGGCCAAGCGCGGAGGTGCATGACGGAATAACGCGGGTCGCAGGCAGTTTCGCGCGCGCGATGCGCGGAATCGCGCGTCTGAATAACGCGGGGATACATGTCCACGCAAACACGACGATAAACCGGGCGAACCTGCAGTATCTGGATGAGCTTCCCGCGCTTTATTCCGAAATGGGGCTGGACCGGTTCAGCATGAACCTGATGATTCCGTGCGGGCACGGCTCCGGCGCGCGCGACCTTTGGGTGAAATACGAGGAAATAGGCCCGGTCGTCGAGCGCATCCGCAAGGCGGCGGAAAATGCGGAACGCAAGTTTATGTGGTATTCGCCGACGCCGCTCTGCATGTTCAACCCGATTCCGCTCGGCCTCGGCAACAAGGCGTGCGCCGCGTGCGACGGGTTGCTTTCGGTCGCGCCTGACGGCGGCGTCCTGCCATGCAGTTCCTGGAACGAGCCTGTCGGGAACCTGCTCATGCAGCCGTTCAAGGAAGCATGGGGCAGCGCGCGCGCGGCGTCGATACGGGCGAAGGAGTACGCGCCGGATGCGTGCCGCGGCTGCGCGAGCTTGACCGTGTGCCAAGCGGCATGTCCGCTGTACTGGGACGCGGTGGGAACGGGGGAGCTGGGCAAAGCAAAGGAGAATATTGAGGTGCAATCATGA
- a CDS encoding sodium-translocating pyrophosphatase → MIPETFKLAWPIIGIASIGGLGVAGWLIAFIFAQPKGSDKMQEVAKAIREGAYSFLKRQYTTIAILAIVVAAILYFVPIRGEGNVLIPGWLTATAFLLGAACSALAGMIGMYTSVEANLRTANAAITSLNKALQISFRGGAVTGIAVVALSLIGVGGLYLLVNLVAPDLAHGNQAPFLIVGYAFGASFVALFAQLGGGIYTKAADVGADIIGKIEAGVPEDDPQNPAVVADLVGDNVGDCAGRGADLFESTAAENIGAMILGVMLYPVFGLNGILFPLAARAFGLMASIIGVFLVRTAEDKDPMDAMNRAYGITSVFCIVGLGIATYTMLNTESTQWLWLFAAGVIGVIMSFVFVYLTTYYTDLRFGPVKRIAKSAETGHATVIIEGSSVGMESTLYPVIAIGLSILLSFLFGQLGMPSAPGLVAGLYGTAIATMGMLSTCAFILAMDTFGPITDNAGGIAQFSGQPEEVRERTDRLDSCGNSTKAITKGYAVGSAALAAFLLFQAYIEKVIATSGGVIHELPVDLGEPAIFVGAFVGAMVVFAFCAFAIRAVGRAAQDIIVEVRRQIKEKNIFAKENPGKPEYGPCVDIVTRAALREMVLPGAFAVLAPVVVGVGIRIFAQLTGSPDVFMGAKAAAAYLMVVTIAGVVMALYLNNGGGAWDNAKKLIETGAHGGKGSDAHKAGVTGDTVGDPFKDTAGPSLHVLMKLASTITLVLAALFIAG, encoded by the coding sequence ATGATTCCTGAAACGTTCAAGTTGGCATGGCCGATTATCGGCATCGCCTCCATAGGGGGGCTTGGTGTCGCCGGTTGGTTGATTGCATTTATATTCGCGCAGCCGAAAGGCAGCGACAAAATGCAGGAGGTCGCGAAAGCGATCCGCGAGGGCGCGTACTCGTTTCTTAAGCGGCAATACACGACGATTGCAATCCTCGCGATCGTGGTTGCGGCGATTTTGTATTTCGTGCCGATTCGGGGAGAAGGCAACGTTCTTATTCCCGGATGGTTGACCGCAACCGCCTTTCTCCTTGGAGCGGCGTGTTCCGCTCTCGCGGGAATGATCGGCATGTACACTTCCGTCGAAGCCAACCTGCGCACCGCCAACGCGGCGATTACGAGTCTCAACAAGGCGCTGCAAATCAGTTTCCGCGGGGGCGCGGTAACCGGAATCGCGGTTGTGGCACTTTCGCTTATCGGCGTCGGCGGGCTTTATCTGCTGGTCAATCTGGTTGCGCCCGATCTGGCGCATGGCAACCAGGCGCCCTTCCTAATAGTCGGGTATGCATTCGGTGCGTCGTTCGTTGCGCTTTTCGCACAACTCGGCGGCGGAATATACACGAAAGCCGCGGATGTCGGTGCGGATATCATAGGCAAGATCGAGGCGGGTGTACCCGAGGACGATCCGCAGAATCCCGCGGTGGTCGCGGATCTAGTCGGCGACAACGTCGGCGACTGCGCGGGCCGCGGCGCGGATTTGTTCGAATCCACCGCCGCCGAAAATATCGGAGCGATGATTTTAGGCGTAATGCTGTATCCGGTGTTCGGGTTGAACGGTATCCTGTTTCCGCTGGCCGCCCGTGCGTTCGGACTCATGGCTTCGATTATCGGCGTATTCCTGGTAAGGACGGCGGAAGACAAGGATCCGATGGACGCGATGAATCGCGCATACGGAATCACGAGTGTTTTTTGCATTGTGGGTCTTGGAATAGCAACGTACACGATGCTCAACACCGAAAGCACACAGTGGCTGTGGCTGTTCGCCGCCGGCGTGATTGGTGTGATAATGAGCTTTGTATTCGTATACCTGACGACTTATTACACGGATCTGCGTTTCGGTCCCGTCAAGCGCATAGCCAAATCCGCCGAAACCGGACATGCGACCGTGATCATCGAAGGCTCGTCGGTGGGAATGGAATCGACGCTTTATCCGGTGATTGCGATCGGGCTTTCGATTCTGCTTTCGTTCCTTTTCGGGCAGCTTGGAATGCCCAGCGCGCCGGGGCTGGTGGCCGGTCTTTACGGCACGGCGATCGCGACAATGGGAATGCTCTCCACGTGTGCGTTCATCCTTGCGATGGACACGTTCGGCCCGATTACCGACAACGCTGGAGGCATCGCCCAGTTTTCCGGTCAGCCGGAAGAAGTGCGCGAGCGCACCGACAGGCTTGATTCCTGCGGCAATTCCACCAAGGCGATAACGAAGGGATACGCGGTGGGCAGCGCGGCTCTGGCGGCGTTTCTTCTCTTTCAGGCTTACATCGAGAAAGTGATTGCAACTTCAGGCGGCGTGATTCACGAGCTGCCGGTTGATTTGGGCGAACCCGCGATTTTCGTAGGCGCGTTCGTGGGCGCGATGGTCGTGTTCGCATTCTGCGCGTTCGCGATCCGGGCGGTAGGCCGGGCGGCGCAGGACATCATCGTCGAGGTGCGCCGCCAGATCAAAGAAAAGAACATTTTCGCCAAAGAGAATCCGGGCAAGCCGGAGTACGGGCCTTGCGTTGACATTGTTACGCGCGCGGCGCTTCGCGAGATGGTTCTTCCAGGCGCTTTCGCGGTGCTCGCGCCTGTTGTCGTAGGCGTGGGCATCCGCATTTTCGCCCAGCTTACGGGGTCGCCCGACGTCTTTATGGGCGCAAAGGCTGCTGCGGCATACCTGATGGTCGTCACTATCGCCGGCGTCGTCATGGCGCTTTACCTTAACAACGGCGGCGGCGCGTGGGACAACGCCAAAAAACTCATAGAAACGGGTGCGCACGGCGGAAAAGGCAGCGATGCGCACAAGGCCGGTGTAACCGGCGACACTGTGGGCGATCCGTTCAAGGATACCGCCGGGCCGAGCCTGCACGTTCTGATGAAGCTCGCGTCGACGATCACGCTCGTTCTCGCAGCGCTGTTCATCGCAGGTTAA
- a CDS encoding KamA family radical SAM protein, with amino-acid sequence MDKFYSAAERKRVESHPQGVKYIKDVGKVYTIPEERRARLAEVQEKYAFRANDYYLSLIDWNDPKDPIMRIVIPDEDELIEDGILDPSDEASITVAPGCEHKYSNTALLLCNDICGSFCRFCFRKRLFIHGNDEAKKDVSPGIEYIRNHPEIDNVLLTGGDPLLLSTKKLRTIVEQVMSIPHVKVLRIGSKMPAFNPYRITDDPELDALLREVNENDCQVYIMAHFNHSRELTEEATEAIWHLRRAGCRVHNQTPLLAGINDNPDVLCALANRLSYIGVTPYYLFQNRPIAGNKAFKVPLMRGSRIFEQAKRRMSGVAKMQRYVMSHRLGKVEIVGVENGRIYLRFHQSKFPENEGRFFSCPVNEDAYWLDDLDLPQDIRQF; translated from the coding sequence ATGGACAAGTTTTACAGCGCCGCCGAGCGGAAGAGGGTTGAGTCGCACCCGCAGGGCGTCAAGTACATCAAGGATGTCGGGAAGGTGTACACGATTCCGGAAGAGCGCAGGGCACGGCTGGCGGAGGTGCAGGAGAAGTACGCGTTCAGAGCGAACGATTACTACCTATCGCTGATCGATTGGAACGATCCGAAAGATCCAATCATGCGAATTGTGATCCCCGACGAAGACGAGCTGATCGAGGACGGGATACTCGATCCTAGCGACGAGGCGAGCATCACCGTCGCTCCGGGATGCGAGCACAAGTATTCCAACACGGCGCTTCTGCTTTGCAACGACATCTGCGGAAGCTTTTGCCGTTTTTGCTTCAGAAAGAGGCTTTTCATCCACGGAAACGACGAAGCGAAAAAGGACGTTTCGCCGGGGATCGAATACATCAGGAACCATCCCGAAATAGACAACGTTCTATTGACGGGAGGCGATCCGCTTCTGCTTTCGACCAAGAAACTACGCACTATCGTCGAGCAGGTGATGTCGATTCCGCATGTGAAAGTGCTCCGAATCGGAAGCAAGATGCCCGCGTTCAATCCTTATCGGATTACGGACGATCCCGAACTTGATGCTTTGCTGCGGGAAGTGAACGAAAACGACTGCCAGGTGTACATAATGGCGCACTTCAATCATTCACGCGAGCTGACCGAAGAAGCAACCGAAGCGATTTGGCACTTAAGGCGCGCCGGTTGCCGCGTTCACAACCAGACTCCGCTTTTGGCGGGAATCAACGACAATCCCGACGTGCTTTGCGCGCTAGCAAACAGGCTGTCGTACATCGGAGTGACTCCGTATTACCTTTTCCAGAACCGGCCGATCGCCGGGAACAAGGCGTTCAAGGTGCCCCTGATGCGCGGATCGCGCATTTTCGAGCAGGCAAAGCGGCGAATGAGCGGGGTTGCCAAGATGCAACGCTATGTGATGAGCCACAGGCTGGGGAAAGTGGAAATCGTGGGTGTGGAAAACGGGCGCATTTATCTGCGGTTCCACCAGAGCAAGTTTCCCGAAAACGAAGGACGGTTCTTTTCCTGCCCGGTGAACGAAGATGCGTATTGGCTGGACGACCTCGACTTGCCGCAAGACATCCGGCAATTTTGA
- a CDS encoding aconitate hydratase has product MGKSLAYKILEAHLLEGRLEPGTEIGIRIDQTLTQDATGTMAFLQFEAMGFDRVKTERSVSYVDHNTLQSGFENADDHRYLRTVASKHGVYFSPPGNGICHQVHLERFGAPGKTLLGSDSHTPTGGGLGMIAIGAGGLDVAVAMGGGPFYLPCPKVLGVKLTGKLRPWVSAKDVILEMLRRETVKGGVGYIVEYYGPGAESLTVTERATICNMGAELGATCSLFPSDAQTLAYLKAQKREDAFVELKPDADANYDKLVEINLSELVPLISKPHSPDAVVPVSEVAGTRLDQVCVGSCTNSSIRDMRAVAEIVKGRHVAPSLSFTVSPGSKQVLEMISMDGSLAAMIAAGARILESACGPCIGMGQAPPSGGNSLRSFNRNFIGRSGTKDANVYLASPEVCAISALKGVIFDPTSNGIEFPKIEVPDEFLIDDSSVVAPAEDPSSVEVVYGPNIVKLDAFPPMANDIEAAVLLKVEDNITTDHIMPAGARVLPYRSNIPKISEFVYEVVDPTFAKRAKAAGRGIIVGGANYGQGSSREHAGLAPRFLGIEAKIVKSYARIHRANLINFGILPLMFKDPTCFESVEQGDVLKIENAPEQIRTHKEVVVKNLTKGTTILCVHDLSDREIETVIAGGKLNFTRAAAK; this is encoded by the coding sequence ATGGGCAAGTCGCTCGCTTACAAGATTCTTGAAGCCCACCTTCTTGAGGGCAGGCTTGAACCGGGTACCGAAATCGGCATCCGGATCGATCAGACGCTTACGCAGGACGCCACGGGCACGATGGCCTTCCTCCAATTTGAGGCGATGGGTTTCGACCGAGTGAAGACCGAGCGCTCGGTGTCGTATGTTGACCACAACACGCTGCAAAGCGGGTTTGAAAACGCGGACGACCACAGGTATCTGCGCACGGTCGCGTCCAAACACGGCGTATATTTCAGTCCTCCGGGCAACGGCATTTGCCACCAGGTACATTTGGAACGGTTCGGAGCGCCGGGAAAGACGCTTCTGGGCAGCGACAGCCACACGCCTACGGGCGGCGGCCTTGGAATGATTGCAATCGGCGCCGGCGGGCTCGACGTCGCGGTGGCCATGGGGGGCGGGCCGTTTTATCTGCCCTGCCCCAAGGTGCTCGGGGTCAAGCTGACGGGAAAGCTGCGGCCCTGGGTATCGGCGAAAGACGTGATTCTCGAAATGCTGCGCCGCGAAACCGTCAAGGGAGGCGTGGGCTACATCGTCGAGTATTACGGCCCTGGCGCGGAATCCCTGACTGTTACCGAAAGAGCGACGATCTGCAACATGGGAGCGGAGCTCGGTGCAACCTGCAGCCTGTTTCCAAGCGACGCGCAAACACTTGCCTACCTGAAGGCTCAAAAGCGCGAGGACGCGTTTGTCGAGTTGAAGCCGGACGCCGACGCGAATTACGACAAGCTCGTTGAGATTAACCTGAGCGAGTTGGTGCCGTTGATTTCAAAACCGCACAGCCCCGACGCGGTTGTGCCCGTAAGCGAAGTCGCTGGGACGCGGCTTGATCAAGTTTGCGTGGGAAGCTGCACGAATAGCTCGATCCGAGATATGCGTGCCGTCGCGGAGATAGTTAAAGGCAGGCATGTTGCCCCTTCGCTGTCGTTTACGGTTTCGCCGGGAAGCAAGCAAGTGCTTGAAATGATAAGCATGGACGGCTCGCTGGCTGCGATGATCGCGGCGGGCGCGCGCATCCTCGAAAGCGCGTGCGGGCCGTGCATCGGGATGGGCCAGGCTCCTCCGTCCGGAGGGAACAGCCTGCGAAGCTTCAACCGCAATTTCATCGGACGCAGCGGAACCAAGGATGCGAATGTGTATCTCGCCAGCCCGGAAGTCTGCGCGATCAGCGCGCTTAAAGGAGTGATTTTTGATCCGACATCGAACGGCATCGAGTTTCCGAAAATCGAGGTTCCGGATGAATTTTTGATTGACGATTCGTCGGTTGTCGCCCCCGCGGAAGATCCCTCATCCGTGGAGGTTGTTTACGGGCCGAACATCGTTAAGCTCGACGCGTTCCCCCCGATGGCAAACGATATAGAAGCCGCCGTGCTTCTCAAAGTCGAGGACAACATCACGACAGACCACATAATGCCCGCCGGAGCGCGCGTGCTTCCTTACCGCAGCAACATACCCAAAATCAGCGAGTTTGTTTACGAAGTCGTGGACCCAACGTTCGCGAAGAGGGCGAAGGCCGCGGGGCGCGGCATAATCGTCGGCGGCGCTAACTACGGCCAGGGCAGCTCACGCGAGCACGCCGGGCTTGCGCCGCGGTTTCTAGGCATCGAGGCCAAAATCGTCAAAAGTTACGCACGCATCCACCGCGCAAACCTGATCAACTTCGGTATTCTGCCGTTGATGTTCAAGGATCCGACGTGCTTTGAGTCCGTCGAACAGGGAGACGTGCTGAAAATTGAAAACGCTCCGGAACAGATTCGCACGCACAAGGAAGTCGTCGTAAAGAATTTGACCAAGGGAACGACGATACTTTGCGTCCACGATCTCTCCGACCGTGAAATCGAAACCGTAATCGCCGGCGGAAAGCTGAATTTTACGCGCGCCGCGGCGAAGTAG
- the lipB gene encoding lipoyl(octanoyl) transferase LipB: protein MVNRVIKLIDLGRMKYGDALALQKEFLAKRIAGKCGDTLLLVEHEPVITLGRHADAQHILASKEALAKFGIGVFQIERGGDVTYHGPGQQVGYPIFNIREMGLSLHDYLRLLEETMIVALSAFGLSAHRISGLTGVFVDDAKLVAIGIAVKKWVTFHGFAFNVNPNMHHFELIVPCGIREHPVGSLSGALGETKSLSDLRPHLISAFERVFGITITD from the coding sequence ATGGTTAACCGCGTCATCAAGCTGATCGATCTCGGCCGGATGAAATACGGCGATGCGCTGGCGCTTCAGAAGGAGTTTCTTGCCAAGCGCATCGCGGGCAAATGCGGCGATACGCTGCTTTTGGTCGAGCACGAACCGGTAATTACTCTTGGACGGCACGCGGACGCACAGCACATACTTGCATCGAAGGAAGCCCTGGCTAAATTCGGAATCGGCGTGTTCCAAATCGAACGCGGCGGAGACGTGACATACCACGGTCCCGGCCAGCAGGTCGGGTATCCGATTTTCAACATCCGCGAAATGGGGCTGTCGCTGCACGACTACCTGCGGCTGCTCGAAGAAACGATGATCGTCGCACTGTCCGCCTTTGGATTGTCGGCGCACAGGATATCCGGACTCACCGGAGTATTCGTTGACGACGCGAAATTGGTTGCTATCGGCATCGCGGTCAAAAAGTGGGTGACGTTTCACGGTTTTGCGTTCAACGTCAATCCAAACATGCACCATTTCGAACTAATCGTGCCCTGCGGAATCAGAGAGCATCCCGTCGGCTCGCTGTCCGGAGCACTCGGCGAAACCAAATCGTTATCGGATTTGCGTCCACATTTGATATCCGCGTTTGAGCGGGTCTTCGGCATTACAATAACGGACTAA
- a CDS encoding trypsin-like peptidase domain-containing protein: MEFGEHEIKPVSKPGLSAGWRFLIVFQFFAIIALSAAVIWQISKGPVVIRERVSGRAAPASFETPKKQSAAVNQSYQSPSDVFWIADLAEKSLPFVVNIKSEAIPEEKPESAQKRQGGAPSSPFSPNSPGFKIPEEFKEFFPDMQFPEGFDQWHNFDVPRQGEGSGFIVSEDGYIVTNAHVVADFNKFTVTLNDGKQYEGVLKGTDDLKDIAVIKIEAGGLPAATLGDSDTIRPGEPAIAIGSPFGLQHTVTSGIVSAVDRKPADVNMPEDPRSNGTLIQTDAAINRGNSGGPLLNARGEVIGVNQAIIPMGERIGFAIPVNSIKRSIQQIIETGSVKYPGIGIRIRDVDKTVQEELKLEIDFGIVIYEVTQGSAGDKAGLKVGDVITHINGMEVKTGNELINEIQNHNIGDKITLTVYPQGKKPAKNVLVLLGELNSTDAAPWRR, encoded by the coding sequence ATGGAATTTGGCGAACACGAAATCAAGCCGGTTTCAAAGCCGGGGCTTTCCGCCGGATGGCGGTTTTTGATCGTATTCCAGTTTTTCGCGATCATCGCGCTGTCGGCCGCGGTGATCTGGCAGATCTCGAAAGGACCGGTGGTTATCCGGGAGCGCGTTTCCGGCAGGGCCGCGCCGGCGTCGTTCGAGACTCCAAAAAAGCAATCCGCTGCGGTGAATCAAAGCTACCAATCGCCGAGCGATGTGTTTTGGATAGCCGATCTCGCGGAAAAGTCGCTTCCGTTTGTTGTCAACATCAAATCGGAAGCGATTCCGGAGGAAAAACCGGAATCCGCGCAAAAACGCCAAGGCGGAGCGCCTTCTTCGCCGTTTTCTCCCAATTCTCCGGGATTTAAAATTCCCGAGGAATTCAAAGAGTTTTTCCCCGATATGCAGTTTCCGGAGGGATTCGACCAGTGGCATAACTTCGACGTCCCGCGCCAAGGCGAAGGCAGCGGTTTCATAGTCAGCGAAGACGGATACATCGTTACGAACGCGCATGTTGTCGCGGACTTCAACAAGTTCACGGTTACGCTTAATGACGGCAAGCAGTACGAAGGCGTGCTCAAGGGCACGGACGACCTGAAAGATATCGCCGTGATCAAGATTGAGGCAGGCGGCTTGCCCGCCGCCACTCTGGGCGACAGCGACACAATCCGTCCCGGCGAGCCTGCGATAGCCATAGGAAGCCCGTTCGGACTTCAGCACACCGTAACTTCGGGGATTGTCAGCGCGGTTGACCGCAAGCCGGCAGATGTGAACATGCCGGAGGATCCGCGCAGCAACGGGACGCTGATTCAGACGGACGCGGCGATCAACCGCGGAAATTCCGGCGGCCCGCTGTTGAACGCGAGGGGCGAGGTTATCGGCGTCAACCAGGCGATAATCCCGATGGGTGAGCGCATCGGATTCGCGATTCCCGTCAACAGCATAAAACGCTCCATCCAGCAAATCATCGAGACCGGCTCCGTCAAATATCCCGGAATAGGAATCAGAATCCGCGACGTTGACAAGACGGTTCAGGAAGAGCTCAAGCTTGAAATAGATTTCGGTATCGTGATCTACGAGGTGACTCAAGGTTCCGCCGGAGACAAAGCGGGGCTTAAAGTGGGCGATGTCATAACCCACATCAACGGAATGGAGGTTAAAACCGGCAACGAGTTGATCAACGAAATCCAGAACCACAACATCGGCGACAAGATTACGCTTACGGTTTATCCGCAAGGCAAGAAACCGGCCAAGAACGTTCTTGTGCTTTTGGGCGAGCTGAATTCGACTGATGCCGCGCCTTGGCGGAGATAG